The genomic interval ATAGAAACCGCAAGTGATTGCGGTTTTTTTATGCTCTGACTTTTCGAGAACTAAAACAAAAATCAACCTCCCCTTTAACCCTATTCCTTTTAGTATATATTAACAACATTAGTAAAAAAATCCGTTTCAAAACGGATTTTTTTACTAATTCCTTCTGCTCCCACCCATATATATAGACAAATAATACAACAAAGTACCAATAGAGCCCAAAGCAGCAACCACATACGTACGGGCTGCCCATTTCAAAGAATCTTCAGCCCCGGCATATTCAGCTTGATTAAGCATGTTTTTGTTTTTTAGCCACGCTAACGCTCTATTACTAGCATCATATTCTACCGGCAAGGTCACAACTGAGAAAATAGTGGTAACCGAAAACAAAACAATCCCAATCAGTAAAAGTTGCGGAAACGTATTCAATAACAAAATCCCTCCTAGTAAAACCCACTGCATATAAGTTGATGCTACATTAACGAAAGGCACCAACTTAGAACGCATCGTTAACCATTGATAACCCACAGCGTGCTGTACAGCATGACCACATTCATGTGCTGCTACGGCTGCTGCTGCTGCATTCCTTTGATTGTAGACCGATTCACTTAAATTCACCGTTTTATCTACTGGATTGTAATGATCCGTTAATTGTCCCGGTGTAGAAATTACTTTTACATCATAAATTCCATTATCGGCTAGCATTTTTTGAGCTATTTCAGCTCCGCTCATGTTGTTTTGCAAATGTAATTTAGAGTAATGCTCAAATTTACTTTTCAACCTTGAACTCACTAACCAGCTGAAAAGCATAATCAAACCCGCAAGTATTAAATATCCACTTCCCATATTTTTTAGTTTTAGTTTTTATGTTTTAAAATTAAACAGCAAATTCTGAACCAAATTAATAAAATGTCAATTTGGCATCCGTTAAAAATTTCTAAATAAAAAAATCCAAACCCCAACGATTGTTGAAATTTGGATTTTTTTTATTTTTATCAATCCGTAGAGACGCACTGCAGCGCTTCTCTACGGCGCATCACTACCCAACCAAATTGATGATTTTTCCTGGAACAATAATCACTTTGTTTGGTGTTCTACCGTCTAATTGTTTTTGAGTACGCTCATCGTTCATTACAATTTCCTGTATTTGATCTTTGGTTAAATCTAACGGCAATGTCATTGTGAAACGCATTTTTCCGTTGAAAGAAACTGGATATTCTTTTTCAGACTCTACTAAGTGCTTCTCTTCAAAAACAGGAAACGGAACCTTAGCAATCGAACCTTCGTGACCCAACAACGACCACAACTCTTCGGCAATATGTGGCGCATAAGGCGAAATCACAATTACCAATGGTTCTAAAACAGCACGAGAATGGCATTTTTGAGTAGATAATTCGTTCACACAAATCATAAATTGTGAAACCGACGTATTGAAAGAAAAACTCTCAATATCATCTGCCACTTTCTTGATGGTTTTGTGCAGTGTTTTCAAATTATCTTTACTTGGCTCTTCTTCAGTCACTATCATTGTATCTTCTTCATAATACAAACGCCATAATTTTTTCAAGAAACCAAAAACTCCCGAAATACCTGCCGTGTTCCAAGGTTTTGCTTGCTCCAATGGCCCTAAAAACATTTCATAAAGGCGTAGAGTATCCGCTCCGTAATCCGTGCAAATATCATCTGGCGTTACTACATTGTACTTGGATTTAGACATTTTTTCGATCTCGCGGCCTACAATGTATTTGCCGTTTTCATCACAAATAAAATCAGCATTTTTATAATCTTCTCTCCAAGCTTTAAACCTTTCAACATCTAATTCATCAGATGCATTTACAAATGAAACATCAACATGAATTGGCTGTACATTTTGTCCTTCGATTTTATTTTTTGAAACAAACGTATTTGTTCCTTCCAATCTATAAACAAACGCACTAGTCCCTAAAATCATCCCTTGGTTAATCAGTTTCTTGAATGGTTCTTCAGTCGGTGCAAAGCCTTTGTCTTTCAAGAATTTATTCCAAAAACGAGAATACAATAAGTGACCTGTAGCATGTTCGCTACCACCAATGTATAAATCCACACTTTCCCAGTATTTCAAAGC from Flavobacterium ovatum carries:
- a CDS encoding zinc metallopeptidase codes for the protein MGSGYLILAGLIMLFSWLVSSRLKSKFEHYSKLHLQNNMSGAEIAQKMLADNGIYDVKVISTPGQLTDHYNPVDKTVNLSESVYNQRNAAAAAVAAHECGHAVQHAVGYQWLTMRSKLVPFVNVASTYMQWVLLGGILLLNTFPQLLLIGIVLFSVTTIFSVVTLPVEYDASNRALAWLKNKNMLNQAEYAGAEDSLKWAARTYVVAALGSIGTLLYYLSIYMGGSRRN